TCATAAACAATAACACGTGTGGCGCTGCAGACGTTAACGTTGTCATCAACAATAACACGTGTGGTGCTGCAGACGTTAACGTTGTCATAAACAATAACACGTGTGGCGCTGCAGACGTTAACGTTGTCATAAACAATAACACGTGTGGCGCTGCATATGTTAACGTTGTCATAAACAATAACACGTGTGGTGCTGCAGACGTTAACGTTGTCATCAACAATAACACGTGTGGTGTTGCAGACGTTAACGTTGTCATAAACAGAGCTGCTACGTTAGCGATCGTCTAATAAAAGCAGCGATCATCGTAGATTTTTAGCTGTAGTGTTTTTTTTCAGCTGTAAAAAAAATCTAACATTTTCCTATATTTGCTCTAACTCCTGTCGGCTCTTGTTACATTTATCTTGTTTAGTTCATCAAAACCATCCATACaacattaacatttacatttacattttaagtcatttggcaggcgctcttatccagagcgacttacaaattgatttGTCTGAAAAATGTTACAGGGTGCCTACCTGGTTGGAGTGTCAGACCCTAAAAGCCCACGCGGGCCAGAAGGGGTTGGTGGACCCTGGTCCAGTTTGCCCGATGCCAACCAGTCCATCCAGATGGCATGCCAGAACCTGGTGGACCCAGCCTGCACCCAGTCCcaggtagaacacacacacacacacacacacacacacacacacacacacacacacacacacacacacacacacacacacacacacacaggtgcctgcgcacaaacacacacgtcgTCAGCGGTCTATCGCAGTCAAGGATGACTTTGGTTAGGCTTTGTGTGTTCCAATATAAacgagtaacacacacacacacacacacatatatgatCGTACGAATGAACATTCATACACTCACTCGCTTACTCAAGGTCCACGGAtaaacacacgcatgcacacacaaataaacacatgcaaactcTCATACACTCACTGACTCCCTCACTCACACGTCATACCACACAGACCATACATGTCACCAACCTAAACTTGCTCTGCGTACTGTTTTCCATATGTCCACCGTATACAGAATCAAGGTGAATTAAGGTGATCAATATTTCTGAACAGAAGCAGTGTTTTCCATCTTTTAGCTGCCTACTTCAGACACCTCCTCTTGTTTCCCAAGGTCCTCTCTGCCGCCACCATCGTCGCCAAGCACACGTCAGCGCTGTGCAAGCGCCTGTCGCCTGGCCTCCTCCAAAACAGCCAACCCTGTTGCCAAGCGACAGTTTGTCCAGTCTGCTAAGGAGGTGGCCAACAGCACAGCCAATCTGGTCAAGTCCATCAAAGTGAGTAATAGTCACTACTTTTTGAattcatatgtacagtacaggtTAGGGCTGCAGCAAGGTACATCGTTAATGTGACAGACACTTGCAGGGTGACTCCATGCCCCAAGTTCATTGACAATTATCTAACAACAACCCGTGTAATaagaaatacattttagaatggcaTTCCATCACTAATGAATGTAACCCTGTTTGTGCGTTGTGTGTGTAGGCTCTGGATGGAGCGTTTAACCAGCAGAACAGAGAGAAGTGTAGGGTCGCCACAGGGCCCCTGATAGAAGCTGTGGATAACCTCACCGCCTTCGCCTCCAACCCAGAATTCGCCAGCGTGCCCGCTCAGATCAgcgctgaggtaatacagtacaCTGGCCTTCCCTACTGTCTCTGTGGTTACGCTGTCCCTTCCCTACTGTCTCTGTGGTTATGCTGTCCCTTCCCTACTGTCTCTGTGGTTACGCTGTCCCTTTCCTACTGTCTCTGTGGTTACGCTGTCCCTTTCCTACTGTCTCTGTGGTTACGCTGTCCCTTCCCTACTGTCTCTGTGGTTACGCTGTCCCTTCCCTACTGTCTCTGTGGTTACGCTGTCCCTTCCCTATTGTCTCTGTGGTTACGCTGTCCCTTCCCTACTGTCTCTGTGGTTACGCTGTCCCTTCCCTACTGTCTCTGTGGTTACGCTGTCCCTTCCCTACTGTCTCTGTGGTTACGCTGTCCCTTCCCTATTGTCTCTGTGGTTACGCTGTCCCTTCCCTACTGTCTGTGGTTATGCTGTCCCTTCCCTACTGTCTCTGTGGTTACGCTGTCCTTTCCCTATTGTCTCTGTGGTTACGCTGTCCCTTCCCTATTGTCTCTGTGGTTACGCTGTCCCTTCCCTATTCTCTCTGTGGTTATGCTCTCCCCTGTACTTTCTAGCCAGAAATGGCCCATTTGGCAGCTTG
The sequence above is drawn from the Oncorhynchus masou masou isolate Uvic2021 unplaced genomic scaffold, UVic_Omas_1.1 unplaced_scaffold_7370, whole genome shotgun sequence genome and encodes:
- the LOC135537270 gene encoding talin-1-like, with the protein product MPTSPSRWHARTWWTQPAPSPRSSLPPPSSPSTRQRCASACRLASSKTANPVAKRQFVQSAKEVANSTANLVKSIKALDGAFNQQNREKCRVATGPLIEAVDNLTAFASNPEFASVPAQISAEGLAAMEPIVAAAKTMLESSTGLIQTVASLAVNPKDPQVVSVGRTLQDRFRLHQETYHQHEMVSYFEPLIMAAIGTASKIQSSQQQMACVGPDQDR